In Romboutsia lituseburensis, a genomic segment contains:
- a CDS encoding PrsW family intramembrane metalloprotease — MKFELLALAIAPTIGVILWIYLKDKYDKEPIMVLGRFFVLGVFISIIAIMLEFILLKFNVFTGYLNLIYISFIVAGVVEEGVKWIALTPNLLKEKHFNEKLDGIIYSIFLSLGFATIENIVYLMYEDSSTAIQLGMVRAVISIPAHMMFAITMGYYISKYKYSGSKSKKRKYLLLSLIVPILLHGVFDFILMIEYRWSIILFIAYIVFLWKINLDKLDNYTRNSKKRFFRKKKHKERNEKN; from the coding sequence ATGAAATTTGAACTATTAGCATTAGCTATTGCTCCGACAATAGGAGTTATACTATGGATATATTTAAAAGATAAATATGATAAAGAGCCAATAATGGTGCTAGGACGATTTTTTGTATTAGGAGTTTTTATAAGTATTATAGCTATAATGTTAGAATTTATATTACTAAAATTTAATGTGTTTACAGGGTATTTAAACTTAATATACATATCCTTTATAGTTGCTGGTGTTGTTGAAGAAGGTGTAAAATGGATAGCCTTAACACCAAATTTATTAAAAGAGAAACATTTTAACGAAAAATTAGATGGAATAATATATTCAATATTTTTATCTTTAGGATTTGCTACTATTGAGAATATTGTTTATTTAATGTATGAAGATTCAAGCACAGCAATTCAATTAGGAATGGTTAGAGCTGTAATATCAATACCTGCACATATGATGTTTGCAATAACTATGGGATATTACATATCTAAATACAAATATAGTGGAAGTAAAAGTAAAAAAAGAAAATACTTATTATTGTCGTTGATAGTTCCCATATTATTACATGGAGTTTTTGATTTTATATTGATGATAGAATATAGATGGTCTATTATATTGTTTATAGCTTATATCGTATTTTTATGGAAAATAAATTTAGATAAATTAGATAATTATACAAGAAACTCTAAAAAAAGATTTTTTAGAAAGAAAAAGCATAAAGAAAGGAACGAGAAGAATTGA